Genomic segment of Candidatus Methanosuratincola sp.:
GAGTACAGGGCTGCTGGCAGGGGAGGGGTCGGGGCGGTGCTCGGTTCCAAGAAGCTCAAGGCGGTAGCAGTGAGGGGCTCGGGCACGAACGAGGTTGCAGACCCCGAGGCTTACGAGGCTTGGATGCAGTGGTACAAGGAGGAGGCGAAGAAGGTCCCCGGACTGGCAGTCGGCCTCCCGACATACGGCACGCCGGCGCTCGTCGCGAGCATCGGAAAGATGCTTGGCGCGATGGGATCTTACAACCACAAGACAGAGTTCTTCCAGAACTGGGAGAACATCTCGGGAGAGAGGCTGAAGAAGGAGTTCTGGGACAAGGACACTGCGTGCCCAGCATGCCCGATCGCCTGCAGCAAGGTCTTCTCCGCCAAGTCGGGCAAGTGGAAGGGCGCCATATCCGAGGGGCCGGAGTACGAGACGATATACTCGCTCGGCTCGATGTGCGGGATCGACGACCTCGGCGCAATAATCAAGGGGGACAGCCTGTGCGACGAATGGGGCATGGACACAGTGAGCTATGGCGTTGCGGTTTCGTTTATAATGGAGGCTTACGAGAAGCAGCTGATAACAAGGGAGAACACGGACGGCGTGGAGTTCAAGTTCGGCAACGACGACGCAATGATCGCATACATCGAGAAGACGGCTAAGAGGGAGGGCATCGGAAACCTGATAGCAGAGGGCTCCCTGAGGGCTGCCAGAGTCATCGGAGGGGGATCGGAGCGTTTCGCGATCCAGGTCAAGGGTCTCGAGATACCCGGACACTCCGCAAGGGCGCTCAGGGGCATGTCTCTCGGCTACGCCACTGCGACGAGGGGAGGGAGCCACCACGACCCGAGGCCGACAGGGGAGTACGCGGGCGCCTCGGACAGGAAGGCTGTCGAGGGCAAGGCTGCGTGGGTCATAGGCACCCAGCAGATGACCACGATCGGGGACAGCCTCGTGAACTGCCACTTCCTGGAGAGGCTGCTCGGGTTCACGCTGACCCAGAAGTGGGTGGACATGATAAACCCTGTCACGGGATTCGGATACACGCTGGAGGAGCTCACAACCGTCGCGGAGCGGATACTGGACCTCGAGAGGTCGTTCAACGTTAGGACGGGGATAAGGAGAAAGGACGACACGCTCCCGAGGAGGTTCCTGGAGGAGCCGATTCCGGAAGGCCCTTCACAGGGGATGCACACCGACGAGCCGACCCTGAACAGGATGCTCGACGAGTTCTACGTGATAAAGGGATGGGACCCGAAGACGGGCATCCCGACGAAGGAGAAGCTCATCAGGATGGGCCTCGAGGACGTAGCAGACCGTTTGGCCAAGGAAGGGATAAGCTGTTAGGGCCAAGACTCCTTTCTTTTTTCTCGTTTTTGAACCATGACCGGCCCCCGAAGCGCCAGCCTTTTCCCAGGAAAAACCGAAAAAGTATTAAAACAGCCCAAGACCTCTTCAGATGAGGTTTTATTCGATGAGTGAAGCACAGTTATTCGAGGAGTTGGCAAAAGCAGTCTACAGTGGGGATGAAGCAAAAGCAGTGGAGCTCTCAAAGAAGGCCCTAGAGGCAGGGGTCGAGCCCCTCAGGGCAATAAATGAAGGGCTCATGAAGGGGATGAGCAGGGTTGGCGACGATTTCAGCCAGCTCAAGATATACCTCCCCGAGGTGATGCTTGCGGCTGAGTCGATGAAGGCGGCCTTGGCAGTACTCGAGCCCGAGGCGCTCAAGAGGGGGGAGGCCAAAGTCAAGAGCAGGGTCGTGATAGCCACCATCACCGGCGACATCCACGACATAGGGAAGAACATCGTAGCGATGCTGATGAGGGCTAACGGGTTCGAGGTCTATGACTTGGGCAGGGATGTTCCGATAGACGAGCTGGTAAAGAAGGCAGAGGAGGTCAAGGCCGATTTCATCTGCGCATCCACGCTCCTCTCTACGTCGATGCCATACATGGAGGACCTGATTGCGCTCCTGAAGGAGAGAGGGATCAGGGAGAAGTACATTGTGATGGTTGGCGGCGGGCCGGTGACGCGCGAGTGGGCAGCATCGATCGGAGCTGACGGCTACGGCGACGACGGGGACGAGGCGGTGAAGGTCGCGAAGGATCTCCTCCAGAGGAGAGTTGCCGAATGACCTCGATCTGGGAAGTAATCGACAGGACTGAAACAGGAACTTACATGGAAGAGACCGACTTTGACCTCAAGGTCGTCGCAAAGAAGTGCAAGGACCTCGTCAAGGAGTACGACATAAGGTACGACCCGAAGCAGATAATCACATCGGACGACTCGCTCGCGGACGACGTCTTCGAGGCCGGGCTGAGGCTCGCGCTGGAGTCGGGCATATACTGCATCGACACCAAGAGGGTAGTGAAGTTCGACGAGTACGAGATAAAGGAAGGGATGATCTCCGCTCCAAGGAGGCTCCTCATCGGAGAGAACAAGGACTCGAGGATACTCTACGCCAGGGGAGTAGAGGACGAGCGCAACCCGATAATCTGCGGAGGCCAGGCAGGGGCGGCGATACCCGAGGATTGGTACCTCCCTATGGCGATATCATACATGAAGGAGCCCCTCGTCGACATGATCAACAACGGCGGGCTCGCGGTCGTCGAGGGGAGGAAGGTCAGGACGAAGACGCCCCTGGAGATCCAAGCCACGAGGAGAGAGCTCTCGATGCTCAGGGAGGCAGCGAGGCGCGCGGGGAGGCCGGGGATCAGCTTCATAGCTGCGGAGAGCAGCGTCTCGGCCATGGGGGACCTCGCGATTGCCAGCGAGAGGTACATGAGGAGGACGGACTCGCACCTCGTCGCGCTGCTCAACGAGCTGAAGACGGATTTCGACAGGATCTCCAAGGTGGTTAACTTCTACGAGTACGGTGCGCACAACGTGACGCTCGTCGACCCGATTATAGGCGGCTACGCGGGCGGACCGGAGGGGGTTGCGGTCTGTTTCGTTGCCTCTTTCCTCCTCGGCAGGGCCATGTACGGATCGGACTTTCACGTCTGCCACCCGATCCACTTCAGGTACATGAGCACAAGCGCGCCGGAGTGCATGTGGAACCTGAATGTCGTCGGCCAGGCCATGGCAAGGAACGCCCCGTGTATCATCATGGGGGACGTTTGGACGTCGGCAGGGGCCGGGAGCGAGATGGTGTTCTACGAGACGGCTGCAAACACAATAACGAATGTGGTCACGGGCAGCCATCCGCTTGGCGTCTCGGCAACCAACGGCAAGTACCCGCACGCAACCGGGCTCGAGACAAGGTTCATGGCGGAGATCGCACACGCAGCGGTCAGATCGAGGCTCACGCGCAAGTCGGCCAATTCGATAGTCGTCGATCTCGTGAAGAGGTACGCCGACAGGCAGGGCAAACCGGACGTGGGCAAGCCGTTCCCGGAGCTCTATGATGCTGCGAAGGTGATACCGAAGCCGGAGTGGAACGCAACTTATCTGAAGATGAAGAAGGAAATCGCCGAGATGACCGGTCTTAAGCTCTGAGCGGGGGTCGTATGGGATGAAGACCTACAGGCTTGACGAAGTGACCAGAAGGGCTCTTGAGGGCCCCTCCATGGAAGAAAAGGACTTCGACATGAAGCTGATGAGGAGGGTCAGGGAGCTCGTCAGGGAGTACGACATAAGGTACGACCCGAAGGAGCCAGTCTGCACCGACGACTCTGTGGCTGACGACGTCTACGAGGCGGCGATGAGGCTCCTCCTCGAGATGGGTTTTTACTGCCAGACCACGAAGCGCTCCATCATCTTCGAAGAGGGCGAGATAAAGGGTGTGCTCAGGTCCCTGCCTGAGAGCATCGTGCTGGGCACTGGCAAGGACGCGGTCACAATGAACATGAGGCGGGTCGAGGATCCCAGGCCGCCTGTGATACACGCCGGACCGACTGGGACGCTCTGCACCGAGGGCGAGGTCTACGTCAAGACGATGCGGAGCTTCGCGCAGGAGGAAGTCATCGACTCGGTGGGAGCCGGGACGCTGGCCACGATAGACGGCTTCAAGATAAGGAAGGGGACCCCGCAGGAGTTCAGGGCGGCGCGCCTCCTGGCGAGGTGGGCGAGGGAGGCGATAAGCCAGGCTGGGAGGCCGGGTATGCACATAAACGACGTCGCCGTGGTCAGCCCAGAGGCGAAGCTTTGCGCACTGGACCCCGCCTACGGGCTGAGGCCGAGCGACGGCATAATAGTCTCCCAGATGATAGAGCTCAAGACGAGCCTGCAGCACCTCTCGCTAGTTGAGCACCTCCAGAGCTACGGGATCCACATCGGCAACCTGATGACCCCGATCCTGGGCGGGTACTCTGGCGGACCCGAGGGGACAGCGGTAGTGAACGTCGCAGAGCACATAGCAGGCGTTTTGTGCTACAGCGCGAGCTACCACTACTGCAGTTTGACCAACGTGAAGAACCTAAACGGGACGGACCGCCCGGGGCTGTGGGCGATAAGCATGGTTGGGCAGGCCCTCTCAAGGAACTCAGAGGTCATGAGCGTTTACGATTGCTACTGCGCGAGCGGGCCCGGGGAGGAGATGCTCCTCCTGGAGGCGGCCGCAGGCGGGATCGCGGCATCGGTCGCCGGGATGAACGTGATGGGCTGCGGGTCGTGCGGCGGGAAGCTGGTCGACCATTCCACGGGGCTGGAGGCCAGGATGCTAAAGGAGGCGGCAGCCGCTGCAGCCGGCATGAGCAGGGCGGACGCAAACGAAGTCCTGAACAGGATCCTCCCAAGATACGAGGAGAGGCTTGACATCTCCAGGGCACCCAAGGGCAGGACCTTCCAAGAGCTCTACGACTTGGCCTCAGCCAGACCCAAGAGGGAATGGCAAGACCTTTATCAGAAGGTTTCAAGAGATCTCTCAGACTTGGGCCTAGAAATCCCCTGATTTTTCTATTTCTCTCTTTCTTTTTTCTTTCTCTTTCTCTCTTTCGCTTACCATGCGGACGTGAAAAACTGGCATACGAACTAAAGGAATAGAAAAGGAAGGATCACCGCTCCCTTCCAATCCTCTTTCCCAGGCTGGCGGGACCCCTAACGCCCCTCCCTCCGACAACAAGCGCGATAAGCGCGACAAGATAGGGAAGCAGTGCGAAGAGCTGGTTCATTGAGGCGCCCGAAAGCTCAGGGAATATTACTCCAATCCTTAGCGACAGAGCCTCGGTGAAACCGAAGAGCAGCGAGCCGGCGAGGGCTCCCCACGGGTTCCACCGCCCCAGGATGACTATCGAGACAGCGACGAAGCCCCTCGCAGCGACTATCCTGGGATCAAAAGTGTTGAACATCGATATCGTAAGCATTCCGCCAGCCAATCCTGCTAGGACGCCCTCCGTCAATAGGGCAGCATACCTCATCTTTAAGACGTTTATGCCGAGGTAGGAGGCTATAACAGGATCCTCGCCGATCGACCTGAGGCGGAGGCCGAACGTTGTCCTGGTCAGAAGCACGTAGATAAGAGGGACGGACAGCAGCCCGAGGTACACAAACCCAGTCTGTGAGAACAGGACCTCCCCCAGGAACGGGATCCCGGACAGGATCGGGATAGGCATTGGTCCGAAAAGGTCCCCGAGGTACGGTGAGACGCCCCCGGTGAACAGCACCCTTGTAAAGTAGAGTGTGAGTCCGCTGGCGAGGAGGTTGATCGCCAGGCCCGAAACCACCTGATCGAGATCGAGATTTATCACCAGGACACCGAAGAGGAGGGTAGTTAGCACCCCGCCGATTACTGCCGATGCCAGTCCGAGCCAGAGGCTCCCGGCGAAGTAAGCGCCCATGAACCCGGAGAATGCGCCGACGAGCATCGCACCCTGGACGCCCAAGTTCAGCATCCCTCCCCTCTCGGCGATGGTCTCGCCAAGCGAGGCTAGCAAGAGCGGCGCGGCCACCCTAAGGGTGGCGGCAGCTAGGCCCGCAATCACTATCCACTCGATCATAGCTTCAACACCCCGCGCCTCTCAAGTAAGCGCACCAGTGGCTCAGACGCGAGAACGAATATGAACAGGAGGCCCTGCATCAGGTCGACTATCCCCATCGGTATGTTCATCGTCCAGGCGAGCGTCGAGGAGCCGTTCATTATCGCGGCCAGGAAGAGGGAGGCCAGCGCAACCCCCAGGGGGTTGTTATTACCGAGGAGCGCCACCACTATCCCGGTGAAGCCATAGCCAGGGGAAAGGGATCCCCTCACCCTGAACTGGATCCCCATAACCTCAGTTATGCCAGCGAGTCCGGCCAGAAGTCCACTGAATATAAGCGAGACGAAAATGGTCTTCCCTATCGCCATCCCGCCATACCGTGCGGCTTCCGGGTTCTCCCCTACGACCTTAACTTTGAACCCGAACGTCGTCCTCTCAAGCAGGAAATAGACTACGGGCACCAGTGCAAGTGCGAGTGCTACTCCCATGTGGAGGCGGGTTCCCGGCAGGATTACCGCAAGCGCGGACGATGATGGTATTGCCGCCGACTCCGGGAAGTAAGTGTCAGGGCTCCTGAAAGGGTAAGAGATCATCCACTGCACCAGATAGATCCCGACGAAGTTCATCAGGAATGTGGTAATCACCTCGTTGATCCCGAGCTTTACCTTCATCAATGCTGGCCCAGCCGCCCACAGAAGCCCTCCTATAGCACCGATTACCAGCGCAGCCACAAGCGATAGAAAACCGCCTCCGATCCCGATCGCCACAATGGTGCCGAGCATTGCCCCTATGTAAAGCTGCCCCTCTGCCCCGATGTTCCATATCTTGCACTTGAATGAGACGGCTAAGCCCAATGAAACGATGAGTATGGGGGTCATCCTTATCAGGGTCTCTGAGAGGAGGTTTATGTCGCCGAAGGCACCCTGAAACAAGTAGATGAATGCGATTATGGGGTTGACGTTGTTTATCAGGAAGACTACCGATGTCACTGCCAGTGTCAGCGCCACTGACAGCAGTGCCTTGACGATGGAGCGCTTTGTGCCCCTTGAGACGGTTAGCTGGTTCGCCCCCAACTCATTTAGCCCCCAGCATCAGTCTTGAAAGCCGTTCGATGTCCAAGTTCTCCGGTACGAACTCCCCTACGATCTTGCCACCGAAGACCACACATATCCTGTCGCTCAGCTTCATTATCTCGTCGAGGTCTGAGGAGACGAGGAGAATCCCGACACCCTTCGACCTTAGCTCGACCAGCTTATTATGCACGGCCTCGGAGGCCTTTATGTCGAGGCCGGCGGTTGGCTGCTCAGCTATGAGGACCACCCCGCCGTTTGAGAGCTCCCTGGCCACTATGAGCTTCTGTATGTTCCCGCCCGAGAGGTTCTCTACAGATGCGCATGGATCCGAAGCCTTTATCGAGAAGCGGGAGATCAGGCTTTCGGCGTTCTTGAGCATTGATGCCCTGTCAATTATCCTGTTCTTGCTCATTGGTGGCTTCTCGATGCACTTGAGAGCCAAGTTTTCGTGAATTCCCATTGTGAGCACAACCCCCCTGTGCATCCTGTCCTCGGGTATGTAGGAGACGCCATTCTCAATTATGAAGCTTGTCGGCTTGTTCGTGATGTCCTGCGAGGAGAGCCTTACTGTCCCTGATTCGACCTTCCTTAGTCCGGTTATTGCCTCCACCAGCTCCTTCTGTCCGTTTCCTGCAACCCCTGCGATTCCGACGATCTCCCCGGATCTGATCTCCAAGCTCAGCCCGTCAACTGCAGTCCGCCCGCGATCGTCGTTTACCCTGAGAGACTCCACTTTGAGGACCGTATCGCCAGGGGTACCGCGCCCCAACGATGAGGCGGGAACCATGCCCTCGACCACAAGCGAGGCCAAGAGGGCTTCGTTGGCTTCAGAGGTCGGAATAGTCTTGATCACCCTTCCACCGCGCAGTACAGTTATCCGGTCACTTATCTGGAGGGCTTCTTTCATCTTGTGAGTGATTAACACGATCGTCTTTCCGGAGGACTTCAAATCCCTTATCATCTTGAAGAAGGAGTCCACTTCGATTGGCGTCAAGACCGAAGTAGGCTCGTCGAGTATCAGGATCCTGACGTCCTGGCAGAGCAGCCGGAGGATCTCGACCAACTGCCTCTTGCCAACCGGTAGGCTTTCGATCTTAGATTCAGGGTCGATCTCGAGCCCCATCTCCTTCGATACAGCAATTATCTTTTCGTCGACCTTCTTCAGATCCAGCCAGGCGGACGATGCAAGGACCAAGGCAACATTCTCCCGCACGGTGAACTCAGGGATGAGCGTGAAGTGCTGGTGTACCATCCCTATCCCGAGCCGGGATGCGTCCCTCGGATCTCTAATTCTTGCGGGTTTACCATCAATGAAAATTTCTCCGGAGTCTGGTTTCAGGATCCCTGAGATTATCCGCATCAGGGTTGTCTTCCCGGCACCGTTCTCACCTAGGATGGCATGGACCTCACCCTTCAGTATCCCCAGGGTCACATCACGGTTAGCCACGGTGCCGTTCGCGAAGGTCTTGGATACGCCTTTGAGGAATATAGCATACGCTTCGTTCGGAACGCCTGTACTATCTCCTTTACCCTCAAAAAAAGGGGGGGAAAGTGGCGTGATTGCCACCTCCTTATGGACTTGGTGGATCAAAATTGAGTGGAACTACCACTGAGCCGTTCAAGATCTGCTGCACAAGCGTGTCGCTATAGGCCTTCGCCTCAGGGAACTTGGCGGCATTGACCGGGTTCCAGACGAACTTGGACGAGCCCTTGCTCATCGAAGCGATGTAATCGCCCGGGGTGAAAGTCCCGTTCTGGGCGCGCTGTATGAGCTCCTTTACCATCGGGTAGGTGTCCCAGACCACGCTCCCGATCACTGCCTCAGACGCATTGTTCTGATCCACAATATTACCAAAGGCGTAGGCAATTATCTTGCCAGTGTTGTCCTTGCATGCCTCAAAGACTCCGTATCTCTCCGAGTATATCACGTCGACACCGGACTCGATAAGCCCGGCGGCGGCCTCCTTAGCCTTCGAGGGCGCGTACCAGTCATAGATATAGGAAATGACGATGTTAACGCTGGGGTTCACTGACTTAGCCCCTGCGATGAAACCGTTCAGTAGGTTGTCGACATCTCCGACTCCCGGGAATGCAGTGACTATGCCTATCTTACTCGTGTTGGTTATCTTGGCCGCGATTGCGCCGGCGACATAGGCAGCCTCCTGTATGTGGTAGTCATAGAGGACGGTATTGTTCCCGTAGTTCATGTTCATGCCCGAACCCTGTGCGAAGAAGACGCTCCTGTACTGGGCCGCGGTCGTGTTTGTCACAGGGTGGTAACTCCAGCTGTGCGGGAAGATCATCTTGAAGCCGGCAGAGACGTACTGTGTCATCACCATCGCAACCGCCGAGTCGCCAACGTTCTCGGAGTAGTTGTATGCGATCCCCAGTTCGTTCTTCGCCTTCAATAGAGATTGGTGCAGGGCCTGGTTCCATGGCTCTTCCAAGGGGGATATGTAGATCGCCGCTACCTTGAACTGCTCTGGCTGAGGGGGCAATGTTGTTGTGTAGTAGTAGGCTCCAGCAATCACTATGATTGCTACAACAATCAAACCTATCACAAACGAGGTCTTCATAAACAATCACCCATATCCGACTTTAACTTTTATTAGCCCGTATAAAAATTTTTTTTACATAAAAGAATCAATTACCATGAACTAGTAAATTTCACACGGGTATCCCGAAGAAGCGCGACGCGTTGGCGGTTGTGACTTCGACGACATCCGCCACTGGGATCCTCTTTATTTCAGCCACCTTGACAGCAGAGTGCATCAAGTTCGCAGGCTCATTCCTTTCGCCCCTGACAGGCGAGAGGACGGGGGAGTCGGTCTCCAGCATCATCGATTCGAGCGGCAGCAGGCGGACAAGCTTCTGCTTCTGCTCAGAATGGACCACCGAAGTCGGTATGGAGAAAAAGAACCCCTTCTTCGCCGCGGCCAGGGCATCCCCGGACTTGCCGTCGAAGGCATGCATTAGAACCTTTTCAACACCTTCCGAGTAGAGCACCTCCAAGGCCTTTCTCCCCGCGCTTCTGGAATGGACGACCAAGGGCTTGTCCAGCGACATAGCAGCCCTTATGCACTCCCTGAAATGCCGTTCCTGGGTTTCCATAAGGGGCGGATCCCTGATGTAGAAGTGATCTAGGCCGACCTCCCCGACGCCGACAATTGGGGCAGCATTCAGGGCTGCTCTGAAAGCGGTGAGCTTCTCCTCAGACAGTAAAGTGGGATCGAGCCCCACAGTCAAGTATACGTAACCGCTGTGCTGCTCAACGATCTTCTTCGCTGAAGGCAGATCTGCCGGGTCGGTTATCGAGGTCACAACCGCAAGGACTCCCGCACCCTTTGCCCGCCCTATTACCTCAGCCAGGTCACTGAAGGCAGGATCAGTCAGGTGTGCATGGACGTCTATCAAAATCAGCACCAGTATAGAAGAACGTCAAGGAACTAAAAGAGCTTTTGTGGAGCGACTGTTGGCTGTCTCCAACGAAGCCGAAGCGCCTTAACTTACTCCAAGGGATGAGAAAAAAATCAGGAGGGCGACTCCGAGTCGAGAGCCTCCTTCAGGCACAGCTTCTTGAAGGACATACCCTTCGCAATGCCGACCTCAACAGGGCTCTCCCCGTCCTCGGCGCTCGAAAGCGCCTTCACAGCCAAGTTTATGGCATCCCTCATATTGATCTCGGGCCTGTACTCGCCCCTCAGGAGGGAGACTGCGGCTTCGCTGTTCTTTCCAATAGCCAATGCCTTTCCGCTGAGCAAGAGGCCGCGCGTGTCGATCTGGAAGATGTGGTTTCCGACCCTGTCCGAGCCTATCACTATGAGAGAGGCACCCAGCGGTCTCACGTTCCCGTACCTGGTGAACTGGTACATGAACTGCCCCAGCTGGTTGACGAGCGTCCTTACGTCTATAGGGTCCTCAAAGACGAGCCTGTGACGCTGCGCTTCGACCCTTGCCTGATCGACGAGCAGCTGTATGTCCCCCGTGAAGCCGGCACCCGCGATCCCTATGTTCTCGTCCACCATGTGTATCTTCTCCATAGGGTCCAGGAGCGGGTCAGGCTCCTTTGTGCGTGCCACCATCACTGCAAATCCCTTGCCCCTGATGGCGACTACGGGCGATCCGTACTTAGCCGCCTCGGCGGCGTACTCAACCTGGACCAGCCGCCCGTCGGGCGTGTACATCATGTAAGCCCCCTCAGATCCCCTCGGGAGCATTAGGCAGCACCCCCCGCGTCCAGAAATTCCGAGCCCTTCTCTGTTATCACCATGACCTGGACGCCGTTCCCTGATCCGGGATCCCTCTCCATCGCAGCTCGTACTGCCCTCTTTGCGATCTCAGCCCCCTCCTTGACTGTGAGTCCCTCCCTGAACGA
This window contains:
- a CDS encoding TatD family hydrolase — translated: MLILIDVHAHLTDPAFSDLAEVIGRAKGAGVLAVVTSITDPADLPSAKKIVEQHSGYVYLTVGLDPTLLSEEKLTAFRAALNAAPIVGVGEVGLDHFYIRDPPLMETQERHFRECIRAAMSLDKPLVVHSRSAGRKALEVLYSEGVEKVLMHAFDGKSGDALAAAKKGFFFSIPTSVVHSEQKQKLVRLLPLESMMLETDSPVLSPVRGERNEPANLMHSAVKVAEIKRIPVADVVEVTTANASRFFGIPV
- a CDS encoding corrinoid protein codes for the protein MSEAQLFEELAKAVYSGDEAKAVELSKKALEAGVEPLRAINEGLMKGMSRVGDDFSQLKIYLPEVMLAAESMKAALAVLEPEALKRGEAKVKSRVVIATITGDIHDIGKNIVAMLMRANGFEVYDLGRDVPIDELVKKAEEVKADFICASTLLSTSMPYMEDLIALLKERGIREKYIVMVGGGPVTREWAASIGADGYGDDGDEAVKVAKDLLQRRVAE
- a CDS encoding ABC transporter ATP-binding protein — its product is MAITPLSPPFFEGKGDSTGVPNEAYAIFLKGVSKTFANGTVANRDVTLGILKGEVHAILGENGAGKTTLMRIISGILKPDSGEIFIDGKPARIRDPRDASRLGIGMVHQHFTLIPEFTVRENVALVLASSAWLDLKKVDEKIIAVSKEMGLEIDPESKIESLPVGKRQLVEILRLLCQDVRILILDEPTSVLTPIEVDSFFKMIRDLKSSGKTIVLITHKMKEALQISDRITVLRGGRVIKTIPTSEANEALLASLVVEGMVPASSLGRGTPGDTVLKVESLRVNDDRGRTAVDGLSLEIRSGEIVGIAGVAGNGQKELVEAITGLRKVESGTVRLSSQDITNKPTSFIIENGVSYIPEDRMHRGVVLTMGIHENLALKCIEKPPMSKNRIIDRASMLKNAESLISRFSIKASDPCASVENLSGGNIQKLIVARELSNGGVVLIAEQPTAGLDIKASEAVHNKLVELRSKGVGILLVSSDLDEIMKLSDRICVVFGGKIVGEFVPENLDIERLSRLMLGAK
- a CDS encoding monomethylamine:corrinoid methyltransferase gives rise to the protein MKTYRLDEVTRRALEGPSMEEKDFDMKLMRRVRELVREYDIRYDPKEPVCTDDSVADDVYEAAMRLLLEMGFYCQTTKRSIIFEEGEIKGVLRSLPESIVLGTGKDAVTMNMRRVEDPRPPVIHAGPTGTLCTEGEVYVKTMRSFAQEEVIDSVGAGTLATIDGFKIRKGTPQEFRAARLLARWAREAISQAGRPGMHINDVAVVSPEAKLCALDPAYGLRPSDGIIVSQMIELKTSLQHLSLVEHLQSYGIHIGNLMTPILGGYSGGPEGTAVVNVAEHIAGVLCYSASYHYCSLTNVKNLNGTDRPGLWAISMVGQALSRNSEVMSVYDCYCASGPGEEMLLLEAAAGGIAASVAGMNVMGCGSCGGKLVDHSTGLEARMLKEAAAAAAGMSRADANEVLNRILPRYEERLDISRAPKGRTFQELYDLASARPKREWQDLYQKVSRDLSDLGLEIP
- a CDS encoding aldehyde ferredoxin oxidoreductase family protein; protein product: MMKYSGYKGKVLAINLTTKKTSSIEITDEFARKYLGGNGFAVRYIFDMVDPRMDAFDATNVVAMMTGPFQGINSPTAGKYYMATKSPLTNGYFDSVSGGFIGAQIKYAGYDGFLITGKADKPTYLFVEDGKVEFRPAEKLWGRLTGETQEMIKEEVGDPNLCVSAIGPAGENLVRYACVITEYRAAGRGGVGAVLGSKKLKAVAVRGSGTNEVADPEAYEAWMQWYKEEAKKVPGLAVGLPTYGTPALVASIGKMLGAMGSYNHKTEFFQNWENISGERLKKEFWDKDTACPACPIACSKVFSAKSGKWKGAISEGPEYETIYSLGSMCGIDDLGAIIKGDSLCDEWGMDTVSYGVAVSFIMEAYEKQLITRENTDGVEFKFGNDDAMIAYIEKTAKREGIGNLIAEGSLRAARVIGGGSERFAIQVKGLEIPGHSARALRGMSLGYATATRGGSHHDPRPTGEYAGASDRKAVEGKAAWVIGTQQMTTIGDSLVNCHFLERLLGFTLTQKWVDMINPVTGFGYTLEELTTVAERILDLERSFNVRTGIRRKDDTLPRRFLEEPIPEGPSQGMHTDEPTLNRMLDEFYVIKGWDPKTGIPTKEKLIRMGLEDVADRLAKEGISC
- a CDS encoding ABC transporter permease — encoded protein: MGANQLTVSRGTKRSIVKALLSVALTLAVTSVVFLINNVNPIIAFIYLFQGAFGDINLLSETLIRMTPILIVSLGLAVSFKCKIWNIGAEGQLYIGAMLGTIVAIGIGGGFLSLVAALVIGAIGGLLWAAGPALMKVKLGINEVITTFLMNFVGIYLVQWMISYPFRSPDTYFPESAAIPSSSALAVILPGTRLHMGVALALALVPVVYFLLERTTFGFKVKVVGENPEAARYGGMAIGKTIFVSLIFSGLLAGLAGITEVMGIQFRVRGSLSPGYGFTGIVVALLGNNNPLGVALASLFLAAIMNGSSTLAWTMNIPMGIVDLMQGLLFIFVLASEPLVRLLERRGVLKL
- a CDS encoding monomethylamine:corrinoid methyltransferase, which gives rise to MTSIWEVIDRTETGTYMEETDFDLKVVAKKCKDLVKEYDIRYDPKQIITSDDSLADDVFEAGLRLALESGIYCIDTKRVVKFDEYEIKEGMISAPRRLLIGENKDSRILYARGVEDERNPIICGGQAGAAIPEDWYLPMAISYMKEPLVDMINNGGLAVVEGRKVRTKTPLEIQATRRELSMLREAARRAGRPGISFIAAESSVSAMGDLAIASERYMRRTDSHLVALLNELKTDFDRISKVVNFYEYGAHNVTLVDPIIGGYAGGPEGVAVCFVASFLLGRAMYGSDFHVCHPIHFRYMSTSAPECMWNLNVVGQAMARNAPCIIMGDVWTSAGAGSEMVFYETAANTITNVVTGSHPLGVSATNGKYPHATGLETRFMAEIAHAAVRSRLTRKSANSIVVDLVKRYADRQGKPDVGKPFPELYDAAKVIPKPEWNATYLKMKKEIAEMTGLKL
- a CDS encoding ABC transporter permease; this encodes MIEWIVIAGLAAATLRVAAPLLLASLGETIAERGGMLNLGVQGAMLVGAFSGFMGAYFAGSLWLGLASAVIGGVLTTLLFGVLVINLDLDQVVSGLAINLLASGLTLYFTRVLFTGGVSPYLGDLFGPMPIPILSGIPFLGEVLFSQTGFVYLGLLSVPLIYVLLTRTTFGLRLRSIGEDPVIASYLGINVLKMRYAALLTEGVLAGLAGGMLTISMFNTFDPRIVAARGFVAVSIVILGRWNPWGALAGSLLFGFTEALSLRIGVIFPELSGASMNQLFALLPYLVALIALVVGGRGVRGPASLGKRIGRER
- a CDS encoding BMP family protein, which gives rise to MKTSFVIGLIVVAIIVIAGAYYYTTTLPPQPEQFKVAAIYISPLEEPWNQALHQSLLKAKNELGIAYNYSENVGDSAVAMVMTQYVSAGFKMIFPHSWSYHPVTNTTAAQYRSVFFAQGSGMNMNYGNNTVLYDYHIQEAAYVAGAIAAKITNTSKIGIVTAFPGVGDVDNLLNGFIAGAKSVNPSVNIVISYIYDWYAPSKAKEAAAGLIESGVDVIYSERYGVFEACKDNTGKIIAYAFGNIVDQNNASEAVIGSVVWDTYPMVKELIQRAQNGTFTPGDYIASMSKGSSKFVWNPVNAAKFPEAKAYSDTLVQQILNGSVVVPLNFDPPSP